The following are from one region of the Cinclus cinclus chromosome 7, bCinCin1.1, whole genome shotgun sequence genome:
- the MINPP1 gene encoding multiple inositol polyphosphate phosphatase 1, producing the protein MAPRWEAGLLLLLLVLPPASAGLSGYFGTKSRYEEVNPHLVSDPLSLGPGAGGSLPASCTPLQLRAVLRHGTRYPTAGQVRRLGELHSRLLRRAAGAAACPAAAALSDWPMWYEESLDGRLAPQGRRDMEQLARRMAARFPALFAARRRLALASSSKHRCLQSGAAFRRGLGPTLDFGGDEVEVNDSLMRFFDHCAKFVALVEENDAAMCQVNAFKEGPEMKKVLEKVASALCLPMEELNADLVQVAFLTCSYELAIKNVTSPWCSLFSEEDAKVLEYLNDLKQYWKRGYGYDINSRSSCVLFQDIFQHLDKAVEESKSSKPISSPLIVQVGHAETLQPLLALMGYFKDDEPLLATNYARHAQRKFRSGRIVPYAANLVFVLYHCDHVNASQEEYQVQLLLNEKLLSFHHSNETTSTYTDLKDYYKDILENCHFKEECELPKVNVTAVDEL; encoded by the exons ATGGCGCCTCGCTGGGAAGCgggtctgctgctgctgctcctcgtCCTGCCGCCGGCCAGCGCGGGGCTGAGCGGCTACTTCGGCACCAAGTCCCGCTACGAGGAGGTGAACCCGCACCTGGTGAGCGACCCGCTGTCGCTGGGtcccggggcgggcgggtcgTTGCCCGCCTCCTGCACTCCGCTGCAGCTCCGCGCCGTGCTCCGGCACGGCACCCGCTACCCCACGGCCGGGCAGGTCCGCCGGCTGGGCGAGCTGCACTCCCGGCTGCTCCGCCGGGCCGCGGGAGCCGCCGCCTGCCCCGCCGCCGCGGCTCTGTCCGACTGGCCCATGTGGTACGAGGAGAGCCTGGACGGGCGGCTGGCGCCGCAGGGCCGGCGCGACATGGAGCAGCTGGCCCGGCGCATGGCCGCCCGCTTCCCCGCGCTCttcgccgcccgccgccgcctgGCGCTGGCCAGCAGCTCCAAGCACCGCTGCCTGCAGAGCGGGGCGGCGTTCCGCCGCGGGCTCGGGCCCACCCTCGACTTCGGCGGCGACG AGGTGGAGGTTAATGACTCCTTGATGCGGTTCTTTGATCACTGTGCCAAGTTCGTAGCCCTGGTGGAGGAGAATGATGCAGCCATGTGCCAGGTGAACGCCTTCAAAGAGGGGCCTGAGATGAAGAAGGTCCTGGAGAAGGTGGCCAGTGCCTTGTGTTTACCAATGGAGGAGCTAAATGCTG ATCTTGTTCAAGTGGCATTTCTCACCTGCTCGTATGAGCTGGCCATAAAAAATGTGACTTCCCCGTGGTGTTCGCTCTTCAGTGAAGAAGATGCCAAG GTGCTGGAGTACCTGAACGACCTGAAGCAATACTGGAAGAGAGGATATGGCTATGACATCAACAGTCGCTCCAGCTGTGTTTTATTCCAGGATATCTTCCAGCACTTGGACAAAGCTGTGGAAGAGAGCAAAAG CTCCAAACCCATTTCTTCACCTTTGATTGTCCAAGTTGGGCACGCAGAGACCCTCCAGCCCCTGCTTGCCCTGATGGGTTACTTCAAAGATGATGAGCCTCTCCTGGCCACCAACTACGCCCGGCATGCGCAGCGGAAATTCCGCAGTGGCCGCATCGTGCCTTACGCAGCCAACCTGGTGTTCGTGCTCTACCACTGCGACCATGTGAACGCCTCCCAGGAGGAGTAccaggtgcagctgctgctcaatGAGAAGCTGCTGTCCTTCCATCACTCCAATGAGACCACCTCCACCTACACGGACCTCAAGGACTACTACAAGGACATCCTGGAAAACTGCCACTTCAAAGAGGAGTGCGAATTGCCCAAGGTCAACGTCACTGCTGTTGATGAACTGTGA